Proteins found in one Dehalobacter sp. genomic segment:
- a CDS encoding UvrD-helicase domain-containing protein, whose translation MEVFLDKLNPAQVEAVTHGDGPLLVLAGAGSGKTRVLTCRAAYLIKNMRVPPY comes from the coding sequence ATGGAAGTATTTTTAGACAAGCTGAATCCCGCCCAGGTTGAGGCGGTGACACACGGGGACGGCCCGCTGCTGGTCCTGGCGGGCGCCGGCAGCGGCAAGACCAGGGTCCTGACCTGCCGGGCCGCATATCTGATAAAAAATATGCGGGTCCCCCCATACC